The sequence CTCAGCGTGAGGCCGAGGGCTTGTCGTCGGTCTCGCAAGAGTTGGGCGACCCCGGGGGAGATCGCCAGAGCGCGGCTGGGCATGACGGAATTCTACGCGCATCGTCAAGCGGCGGCGGGATGAAATTGTTGCTTGACAGCACCTGGCATCGCCGTATGGTTCCCGATAGAACGGTTGCGCTACGGCGTCCCCTGGCCCTGCTCTTTCGATTTGGGCAGGGTTCGGCTTCCGAACGTAGGATAGGCGTCCAAGGGGCGCTGGACATGCCTGGTCGACTCATCCTGCCGGCCGCGGCGTTGGCCGCGGTGCTTACGCTCTCGGCTGCCCGCGCCGAGCCGCTCTCGCTCGACGAGGCGATGGCGCTCGCCGAGCGCGCGAACCCGTCGCTCGCGGCCGAGCGCCTTCAGGTGCCGGTGGCGCAGGCCGGTATCGGTGTCGCGCGGCAGCGGCCGAACCCGGAGCTGGCTCTCGAAGAGGATCGGGAGACGCCCCACGACGCGCTGAGCCTCACGTTCCCGATCGAGACCGGCGGCAAGCGTGGCAAGCGCATCGACGTGGCCGAGGCCGCCGTGGGAACGAGCCAAGCGTCGCTCGCGAAGGTGACGATCGAGGTACGGGCGAAGGTGCGGCGCGCGTACTTCGGGCTCGCCGCCGCGGAGCGCTCGGCCGCCGAGGCGCAGGGCATGGCCGCGCTGGCGGCGCGCTCGCGCGACGCCGTCCGCGAGCGCGTCAAGAGTGGCGATGCCCCCCGTCTCGAGCAGCTCCAGACGGAGATGGCGGCGGCACAGAACGAGAACGAGGCGGTGACGGCGCTCGCGCTGGCGGCCTCGCGCCGCGCGGAGCTGAACGTGCTCCTCGGCCGCGCGACCGACGCCGAGACGACGACGGCCGGCGACCTCGGCGAAGGG is a genomic window of Candidatus Polarisedimenticolaceae bacterium containing:
- a CDS encoding TolC family protein, translated to MPGRLILPAAALAAVLTLSAARAEPLSLDEAMALAERANPSLAAERLQVPVAQAGIGVARQRPNPELALEEDRETPHDALSLTFPIETGGKRGKRIDVAEAAVGTSQASLAKVTIEVRAKVRRAYFGLAAAERSAAEAQGMAALAARSRDAVRERVKSGDAPRLEQLQTEMAAAQNENEAVTALALAASRRAELNVLLGRATDAETTTAGDLGEGVIPDLATATATALSHNGDLTVLEGRLREQNHRVSLARAQRWPDFGVMGAVTHRDPEFDWGWRAGVSLTLPVFHNHGAEAKLEEATLAQLTAEREAQIADVRSKVASAWTLADARGKQYARYRDEILPTAREVESMAEESYHAGQTGLVELIQAISAVRDARGRAVDAGLSYQEALADLEEEIGAPIP